The genomic interval TTACGTTCAGCATGATACGCTTTTGGATAAAGAAGCTTTTAAAAGAGGTACATCAGTATATTTAGTGGATAGGGTCATTCCCATGCTGCCGGAAAAATTGTCTAACGATCTATGTTCATTAAAACCTCTTGAAGATAAATTGACATTATCGGCAGTTTTTGAGCTGGATGAACAGGCCAATATAAAAAATGGTTGGTTTGGTAAAACGATCATTCATTCTAACAGGAGATTTACTTATGACGAAGTACAACAAACCATTGATTCAAAACAGGGTGACTTTGCTAAAGAGATAAATGTATTGAATGATCTGGCTAAAAAGCTTCAGGAAAAAAGATTTAAAAACGGTGCTATTGCTTTTGAAACACTGGAAGTGAAATTCAAGCTCAATCAGGATGGCGTCCCAATTTCTGTGCATCCGAAAGAGAGGAAAGAGGCCCATAAGCTGGTTGAAGATTTTATGCTCCTGGCTAATAAAAAAGTTGCTGAATTTGTATTTAATCTAACAAAAGGGAAAGATAAAAAGCACTTCGTCTATAGATTACATGATTCTCCCGATAAAGAAAAGCTGAGATTATTTGCAATTTTTGCCGGTAAGTTTGGTTACAATATTGATTTGAAAACCAATGGGATTTCAAAATCTCTTAACCAGCTTATTGATCAGGTAGAAGGCAAATCTGAACAAAATGTATTACAAAATATCGCCATTCGAACCATGGCAAAAGCTAAATATGGTACGGATACAGATGGACATTTTGGATTGGCTTTCGCGCATTATACACATTTTACTTCCCCAATACGCAGGTATCCGGATATGGTGGTGCATCGTTTACTTTATCATTATTTAAAAAACGGCAATTCTGTAGATAAAAACGCACTTCAGGAAAAATGTAATCACGCTTCCAAAATGGAAATTGTAGCTAGTGATGCTGAAAGAGCATCCATAAAATATAAACAGGTAGAATACATGAGCAATTATATAGGTGAGCAATTTGAAGGAATCGTTTCAGGAGTTTCAGAATGGGGCGTGTTTGTGGAAATTGTGAAGACCAAATGTGAAGGTTTGGTTAGAATGAGTGATATGTCAGATGATTATTATTACCTGGATGCTGAAAACTACAGGATAATTGGGGAAAGAACAAAAAAAATGATCACACTGGGAGATCTTGTTAAAGTAAAAGTTAAATCTACAGATCTGGACCGCAGGACAATTGATCTGGTTTTTGCGGATTAAGTGTTAATCCTTTTTAATTCTTAGCCCTTCTTTTTATATTATTTTTAGTGTAATTTGTGGTTGTATTTTTATTCGTATATAATTTAAGCATGCCATTTGATATAACTGCCCTTACCGGAATAATAAACAAGGAGATAACATCATATAACTATGGAGATGCTCCCAAAGAACTTTACGATCCAATTCGCTACATCCTGGCTCTCGGGGGCAAAAGATTAAGGCCTCTTCTAACCCTTCTGGGAAATTATCTTTTTTCTGATAATATTCAGCAGGCTATTAAGCCTGCTGTTGGCATTGAGCTGTTCCACAATTTTACCTTAATGCATGATGACATTATGGATGCTGCGCCTTTGCGCAGGGGCAAACCATCGGTGCATAATAAGTGGGATCAAAATATTGCTATATTATCAGGTGACGTCATGCTTATTAAATCTTATGAATTGATCAGTCGGGTTGCAGATGACAAAATTAAAAAAGTAATAGGCCGTTTTAATGAATGTGCCTCAAAAGTATGCAAAGGACAGCAGTTGGATCTGAATTTTGAAAAAGTGCATGATGTGAGTATTCATCAATATATTGAAATGATAACTTATAAAACCGCAGCTTTACTCGGTTTCAGTATTGAGTTGGGTGCAATTATAGGAGACGCTGACGAAAAAGATGCTGAATTACTCCGGGAATTTGGCACAAACGTTGGTATTGGATTCCAGATAAAAGATGACCTTTTAGATGTGTATGCTGAACAAGGCAAATCAGGAAAGAGGGTAGGGGGAGACATCATAGCCAATAAAAAAACATTTTTGCTTTTATTAGCTTTACAAAATGCAAACAAATATGAGTATAAAGCGCTTAACGACTGGCTTAATATAAAGGACTCACAACAGAATGGGGATAAAAAAGTGAAAGCTATTACTGAAATATATGACAGTCTCAACGTTAAAAAAGACACTGAAAAAGAAATGAGTAAATATTTTCAAAAATCATTTGAAACCCTGAAAAAGGTGAGTTCTGACGCAGAGAAGATAACAATATTAAAGGATTTTGCTATTAAATTGATTGATAGAGATAGATAAAAAATGCTTAAAGTGCCTAAAATTTTAGGCACTTTCAATTTTAGGCATTTCTTTAAGCGCCTGTTTCTTTTGCTTCTTTAGGATATTCAAAAAAGACTTCTGAGAAATCCCGGAATTCCATTGGGTTGTCAGGAAAGTTTCTAACGTAGGATTGCAACATTCTATAGCCCTCATCATACCAAAGTATAATTACAGGGGCGTCTTTGATCATAACCTTTTCGGCTTGCATAAAGTATTCATTGGCTTCTTCAATACTATTTGCGTTTAGGGCAGCTTCATATAATTCGTCAAATTCATCGCTGATATACCTTGCGAAATTAGGATATGATTTATCTTCCAGTGATTTTGGTACTTGTTTACCATAAAAAAGCCATAAGAAGTTTTCAGGCCTGGGCAGATCCGCAACCCATCCTATCCTGAAAAACTCAGATTTTCCACTCATAATATTTTCATTATGTTGAGCCCAGGGAACAATATTTAATTCGATTTCGATATTAAGGTTATTATCAAGTTGTTTTTGAACTTCTATTGCTACGTTGGTATTTCTTTCACCTCCTGCATTTAAGTCTAAAACCAATTTAGGAAATCCGTTTCCATTCGGATACCCCGCTTTTGCTAAATAATATCTTGCAGAATCAACATTGAGGGTAAAACCTTTAATTTGATCAATATCATAGTTGTCAAATGTGGGAGGTGTAATACCATGATAGCCCGGTGCAAACCCTTCTCCATTTAGTACAAAATCGAGAATCTTTTCTCTATCAATTGCATAAGAGAAAGCTTTTCGTAGATTTATATCATTGAATAGTTTACCCGTGTTAAGAAATGAAAGAAATTGCGTAGCCATTTCCGGGTGACTTTGCAGGTTATACTCACTATACTCCCCACTTAAATCAGTACCTGCTTCTTCCAATATTTCAATAATATACTCTGTTGGAAGACGATACATCATATCCAGATTACCTTTCTTAAATTCAAACAGTTCGGTCTTTTTATCTTTAATAAATTGAATACTAAGTGCATCCAGAAGGGGAAGCTTATTCCCATAGGCGTCTTTTCCATAATAATTCTTATTCCTTTTAAGAATTACTGAAATATCTTCATCTACGCTTGATAAATAAAATGGCCCGGTTCCCACAGCTTTAACACGAATTTCTAAACCATATTTTTCATACGCCTCTTTAGGAAACACATAAGTATTTGGTCTGGCTAAGCTATAGAGGAAAACAGACGTAGGTTTTGTTAAGGTTAATTGCAATGTATAATCATCAATTATTTTGATGCCCTCAACCTCAAAGTCAGGTTTTTTATCACCTTCGGTTGCGTCGTAATATTCATTTGCACCTAACAGGATATTTTTAAATACATCAAAGCCTTGATTATTGACGCCTTTTGTACATAATCGTGTAAAGGAATATTTAAAATCCTGCGCCTTTAGCTCTCTGCCATTTCCATTGGGAAAGCATGGATCATCATGGAAATATACGCCTTTTTTAATTTTAAAAGTGTAAACAGTGCCGCTGGAATCAATAGTATATTCTTCGGCCAAACAATTTTTCAGGCTCAAATCCGATTGGTCAAATTTTAATAAACCTTCATAAATTTGGGATGCTATACGGTGAGATACCGCGTCTACAATGCTATGTGGAAATAAGTTTCTAAAAAACTCAGTTTCATTACACCTGAATACACCCCCAATATACCTGCCTCCTTTACCTTCTTTGGGAGCATTGCTCCCCCCAAGCTCATTTTCCTGAGTACCACATGAATAAAATATTGAGCTTCCAAGGAATAATGCGACTAAAAACTTTATGAATTTCATAAGTATAGAATTTTAGTAAAGGGTACAAAGGTAAGAATTATTTTATTACAATGCAAGTAATAAGTTATTTTTTTAAATAATCCTTAAAATATTCTATAACCTGCATTTTTAGCAGGCTATCCTGCTCAACTAAGTTAAAATGAGGAAGTTTTTTTACAAGGCGCCAATGAGGCCAACCGTCCTTATCGTGTCCTTCCAGTTCATAATAACCCAAGAGGCTTAATAATTTGCATATTGCAATATGTATCAGGTCTTGTTTTTCTTCTTTAGAATAATTTTTAATTCCTTGTCCTAATTCCTGAACACCGATTAAAAATAGAACCGCATTGAGATCTTCAGGTTTCTTATGAAAAATCCGGCTCAATTTTTCCATTAGCTCATTCCATTTCCCCTCTAATTCAGGGTCAATCCGCTTCATGAATTATTTGTATCTATTTAATGTCTTTTTTAATTTTTTCCCAAAAAGCAACGGCTCTTCTTAAATGCGGGATTACGACCGTCCCTGCAGTGACATTTGCAATAGCAAAAATTTCAAATACTTGATCTTCTCTAACACCTGCCTCTTTACATTTTATGAGATGATATTTAACACAATCATCACACCTTAATACCATTGAACAAGCCAGACCGATCATCTCTTTGGTTTTTGAATCAATACTGCCTTCATTAAATGCGTTGGTATCCAGATTAAACAGTCTTTTGATTATTTTATTGTCAGAAGCTAATATCACTTTATTCATTTTTTCCCTTGACTGCTCAAAAGTTTTTAAATTTTCCATACGAATATGTGAGTCCACTCTAAAAAGTGTTTTTGGTTCTTCCCGAGTACTCGGGACAAAGAGCGCAAAGTTATATACTTAACTAATTGATATTCAATACTTTGCGAACTTTGCGTCTTTGCGAGAAACGATTTCTTTTCAATTTTTTACTTTTTAGAGTGGACTCATATGTATAATACTAAATATACCTGCCTGCCTGCCCGCAAAATGGCAGGCGGGCAGCAGGCAGGCGAATTTATACTAATGTTACTAATGAGAAAACACTATCTAACTGTTTTTCGATGTCTGCTTCTTTATTCGTATCATTAGGGCATCTCTAAAAACTACACCATATATTCCCCTCTATCAAGAGGGGCAAGGGGTGTGTTTTAAAAAATATGTAGTTTTTAGAGATGCCCATTAGTCCCGCCAAAGGTGGGATTAATATCGGGTTAATTAACATCGTTTAGTTGCTTTTTTCAATACTTCGGATTGTTTTACATATCCTTTTTCTTTTTTATCCAACCCGGGAATATTATTGATTTTATACCAGGGCTCAAGTCTTGAAACACTGCCCTCTTCAACAACCTGAAATGTATGTCTTTTAATGATCGTGCCTAATTCGTCTCCTGACTTATTCACTTTCACTGAATGTATCGTTACCGGTTTTAATGATGGTTTTTTATAAATATTAAGATTAAGACTAGATTTAGAAAGTAAGAAATAATAATTATTAGTAAGTTTATCTCCGGCTTTATATAAAAAATTAGCATTATGAATTTTTATGAGTCCCGTTAGTTTAAGAAAGAGCGCGATCACAACCCCAAACAAAAATCCTCCTATATGTGCCCAGTATGCAATGCCTGAGGTCTCAGTGGCTCCAAGCATCGTAGGGAAAAGCTGCTGAAATACAAACCAAAAGCCAATTGCATAAAGTGCCGGCAGTGTAAATCTACCAAAAAGAAAGTAGAACCAGTAGAAAAATTTTATACGGCTTTTTGGGAAAAATACCAAATATGCTCCCAGCACACCTGAAATAGCGCCTGAGGCGCCAAGAGTAGGGATAGACCCTGCCCCTACGGAC from Cytophagales bacterium carries:
- the rnr gene encoding ribonuclease R, whose protein sequence is MGRNRKKKKHIPKGMREPNKFSDTYITGRVDHVNPRFAYIVSEETENDLKISTKNLNGALNGDTVRVAVYAKKKDRFGGEVLEILERKREDFVGKIEISPGFAFVIPDGKKMHCDIFVKHEDINHASNGDKVIVKIKEWPDKSVKQGRSKQPSLVGIVTQVLGKAGEHNAEMQSIMAEFGIPFSFPENVIKESKVISSQISQKEIKRRRDFRDITTFTIDPEDAKDFDDAISISKLENGNWKIGIHIADVTHYVQHDTLLDKEAFKRGTSVYLVDRVIPMLPEKLSNDLCSLKPLEDKLTLSAVFELDEQANIKNGWFGKTIIHSNRRFTYDEVQQTIDSKQGDFAKEINVLNDLAKKLQEKRFKNGAIAFETLEVKFKLNQDGVPISVHPKERKEAHKLVEDFMLLANKKVAEFVFNLTKGKDKKHFVYRLHDSPDKEKLRLFAIFAGKFGYNIDLKTNGISKSLNQLIDQVEGKSEQNVLQNIAIRTMAKAKYGTDTDGHFGLAFAHYTHFTSPIRRYPDMVVHRLLYHYLKNGNSVDKNALQEKCNHASKMEIVASDAERASIKYKQVEYMSNYIGEQFEGIVSGVSEWGVFVEIVKTKCEGLVRMSDMSDDYYYLDAENYRIIGERTKKMITLGDLVKVKVKSTDLDRRTIDLVFAD
- a CDS encoding polyprenyl synthetase family protein, whose translation is MPFDITALTGIINKEITSYNYGDAPKELYDPIRYILALGGKRLRPLLTLLGNYLFSDNIQQAIKPAVGIELFHNFTLMHDDIMDAAPLRRGKPSVHNKWDQNIAILSGDVMLIKSYELISRVADDKIKKVIGRFNECASKVCKGQQLDLNFEKVHDVSIHQYIEMITYKTAALLGFSIELGAIIGDADEKDAELLREFGTNVGIGFQIKDDLLDVYAEQGKSGKRVGGDIIANKKTFLLLLALQNANKYEYKALNDWLNIKDSQQNGDKKVKAITEIYDSLNVKKDTEKEMSKYFQKSFETLKKVSSDAEKITILKDFAIKLIDRDR
- a CDS encoding ABC transporter substrate-binding protein, with amino-acid sequence MKFIKFLVALFLGSSIFYSCGTQENELGGSNAPKEGKGGRYIGGVFRCNETEFFRNLFPHSIVDAVSHRIASQIYEGLLKFDQSDLSLKNCLAEEYTIDSSGTVYTFKIKKGVYFHDDPCFPNGNGRELKAQDFKYSFTRLCTKGVNNQGFDVFKNILLGANEYYDATEGDKKPDFEVEGIKIIDDYTLQLTLTKPTSVFLYSLARPNTYVFPKEAYEKYGLEIRVKAVGTGPFYLSSVDEDISVILKRNKNYYGKDAYGNKLPLLDALSIQFIKDKKTELFEFKKGNLDMMYRLPTEYIIEILEEAGTDLSGEYSEYNLQSHPEMATQFLSFLNTGKLFNDINLRKAFSYAIDREKILDFVLNGEGFAPGYHGITPPTFDNYDIDQIKGFTLNVDSARYYLAKAGYPNGNGFPKLVLDLNAGGERNTNVAIEVQKQLDNNLNIEIELNIVPWAQHNENIMSGKSEFFRIGWVADLPRPENFLWLFYGKQVPKSLEDKSYPNFARYISDEFDELYEAALNANSIEEANEYFMQAEKVMIKDAPVIILWYDEGYRMLQSYVRNFPDNPMEFRDFSEVFFEYPKEAKETGA
- a CDS encoding carboxymuconolactone decarboxylase family protein, which produces MENLKTFEQSREKMNKVILASDNKIIKRLFNLDTNAFNEGSIDSKTKEMIGLACSMVLRCDDCVKYHLIKCKEAGVREDQVFEIFAIANVTAGTVVIPHLRRAVAFWEKIKKDIK
- a CDS encoding rhomboid family intramembrane serine protease; this encodes MVVPYGDINPKSKIPYINYSFIGINIIIFLMVNFQTENEILNIWTEYAYIPEKSTFTALFTSMFLHANIFHLLGNMLFLWITGDNIEDTLGHGFYIIFYIVAGVAATIVYSLTLSVGAGSIPTLGASGAISGVLGAYLVFFPKSRIKFFYWFYFLFGRFTLPALYAIGFWFVFQQLFPTMLGATETSGIAYWAHIGGFLFGVVIALFLKLTGLIKIHNANFLYKAGDKLTNNYYFLLSKSSLNLNIYKKPSLKPVTIHSVKVNKSGDELGTIIKRHTFQVVEEGSVSRLEPWYKINNIPGLDKKEKGYVKQSEVLKKATKRC